In Triticum aestivum cultivar Chinese Spring chromosome 5B, IWGSC CS RefSeq v2.1, whole genome shotgun sequence, the following proteins share a genomic window:
- the LOC123117647 gene encoding subtilisin-like protease SBT3.17, with product MTPPTATFLTLLVLGAVVMGAAADGPPATYLFFVDPTPPGVTCMQYHLGILTAALGSEEKAKAAIIYNYKNVVSGFSARVTPAELEAIKKQPHVNRPLPSATLQLMSSNFDGVS from the exons ATGACGCCTCCGACGGCCACCTTCCTCAcactcctcgtcctcggcgccgtcgTCATGGGCGCCGCGGCGGACGGGCCGCCCGCCACCTACCTGTTCTTCGTCGACCCCACACCGCCCGGCGTCACCTGCATGCAGTACCACCTCGGCATCCTCACCGCCGCCCTCGGCAG CGAGGAGAAGGCGAAGGCGGCCATCATATACAACTACAAGAACGTGGTCAGCGGGTTCTCGGCGAGGGTCACGCcggccgagctcgaggccatcaaGA AGCAACCGCATGTGAACCGGCCGCTGCCGAGCGCTACGTTGCAACTCATGAGCAGCAACTTCGACGGCGTCAGCTGA